The Terriglobales bacterium genomic sequence GTAGGAATGGTCTTGGGGTTTTTGATATTTTGCCTTGTTTCGATCTACAAACCCGAATATCTGGCCAGCACTTACTTCATTCGCGAAAAATATAGCCCCAAAGTGATGCTCTTATTCAGGGGGCTTGCACTCTTGTTCGCTCTAGGTGGCGTGCAGATGACGGTTAACATCTACAAGGAGTCGCCCAAGTCGTTCGGCCCTCAGCCTCCGAACTTGATTGTGAGCGGCATTATAGGAATTGTGCTTGCTTGGTTCATTATTCTCTTCGTCAAATTCGGCAGAGAAAGAAAGCTACGACAGAGACAGACCAAAAAACAGAACTAATTTGGCTTGTCCTGCTTCTTTGCCTTCACAATGCGTTCATCAATAGGTTTTCTTCCGCGGAAACCCTCGCTGACGCCGTGCCAATGTGTGATTTTCTGCTCACCCACCTTCCAGCAAAGAAGAATGATTTGGTCTTCGACCAGGCAAGGGAAATCGAGCAATCCAATATCCAGGTCTTTCACCTGAACACCAGTAGAATCAATTTCGGCGAGTGAGTCTTTGATGGTCTGGGTGGCTTTATCGCGCTCAGCTTTGCGGCGGGCCAAGTGGACCACATCTACCAGGGTCCCACCGTTGAGGAAAATACGGTTGTTGGCCGCCTGCAGCTCAGCCTCGACCTCTTCGATTAACTTCTTGCCCTCCATGGCTGATCGCAAAAGCGATTCCAGAATGGGCACCAGGGTCTGCGCTTCTTCTAAAGTAAAAGTTCGTTCGGCCATATTGTGAATATCTTCGATTCTTTCCCGTAGAAACGTAGCTTGCTACGTCTCTAGCTCGCCGCGTCTCCAAAAAATCCTTACTGAATCTCCAGCATCCGGTCCAGCGCGACGCGCGCCCAATGTTTATCGGTGTCGTTGACTTTAA encodes the following:
- a CDS encoding DUF2203 domain-containing protein, which produces MAERTFTLEEAQTLVPILESLLRSAMEGKKLIEEVEAELQAANNRIFLNGGTLVDVVHLARRKAERDKATQTIKDSLAEIDSTGVQVKDLDIGLLDFPCLVEDQIILLCWKVGEQKITHWHGVSEGFRGRKPIDERIVKAKKQDKPN